CCGAGGAAATTGAAAATATCTGTCATGAACAGGGATTAAAATGCATAGCGAAAATTCCTTATGATGAAATAGTGGTAAAATCACTTGTTGCGGGAAAGGTAATAACCGAATTTGCTCCGGACCATGAAATAAACACTATAATAAAAAAGATATGGGAGGAAATCAAATAACGGTAAAAACCAAACCGGGTCAATATTACGGCAGAATGAATTGCTGTGATGTATCAGCCGTTTTAAGGGGGCCCTGCGGTGATGAAATAGAAATATATATGGATATAACAAATAATATTATTACAGATATAAAAGTATTTACCACGGGCTGCAGATATACAAAAATATGTGCGCTGGCCCTAGCCGAATTAGCTTGTAAAAAAACTATTTATGAAGCCATGGATATTTCAGCTAAAAATGTACTTGATACCTGCGCCACACCTGCCGACCATGCGCATTGCAATATTCTTGCCGTAAGTGTTCTTTATAGAGCGATAGCTTTATATTTGATGGAAATAATGGAATAAAACATGAAAACATCGACCGGTTGTATACCCTGTTTTTTAAGACAAATAAAGAACTACTCGAAGCTATTGAGCTATAGTAAGGAACTTGAAAATAGTTTATCCAACGAGATACAGGCACAGCTTGAAATAATTTCTTTTAAATTGTCCCCTCCGGAGATTGCTAATAAGTTAAGACAAATTATTTTAAAACATACAACTGTGCTTGACCCTTTTTTCGAATTAAAAAAGGAAAGCAACACAGAAGTACTGGCAATTTATAGTAAGCTTAAAGCTTTGCTCGAATTCTCTAGCGACAAGCTTCTCAAATCTTTGGAATTGGCAATTGCCGGAAACATTATTGATTATGGAGCCAAACATGATATTAACCTTGAAAATGAAATAAAAGAAATATTGCAGAGATGTGACAAGTATTCTTTAGAAGATAGCCAGTTCTTTGACTACAAGGGCTTTTATAAGGATTTTGCGAAAGCAGAAAACATACTTTATATCGGGGATAACTGCGGGGAAATAGTCTTTGACAAACTGTTTATTGAAGAAATTATTAGGCAATATCCACTAAAAAAGGTTACGTTTACTGTCAGGGCCAAACCGGTTATAAATGATGCAACTTATGAGGATGCTGAGGCAGTAGGCCTTGCAGATATTGTTACCGTAATATCAAGTGGTTGTGATACCCCTGGGACCGTTTTAAAGAATGCTTCACCTGAGTTCTTATCTAAGTTTAAACAAGCTGATTTAATCATTAGTAAGGGCCAGGGGAACCTTGAGTCTTTATCTGATTGTCGCGACCCCAGGATTTACTACCTTTTTGTGGTGAAATGCGATGTAGTGGCAAGTCATGTAAAAGCAGATAAAGGAACTGTTGTCTTAACCCAATATTTAGAAAGAAAAAATGATTAACAATTTAATAATAACCGTTCTTTGTGAAAACAATTCCCAGCGTTCTGATCTGGAAGCGGAACATGGTTTTTCTTTATTTATCGAAGCGGATAACAAAAAATATCTTTTCGATACCGGGGCAAGTGATAAATATTTAAAAAATGCTAAAACACTTGGGATAGATATAACGAACATTAATAAAGTCATTCTATCACATAGCCACTATGATCATACCGGCGGTTTAGAATTGTTAGATGACAAAACAGTTTTTGTACACCAGCATTTCTTTAATAAAAAGTACAAAAAGATAAACGACCGGCATGAGTATATCGGCATAAAGCTTGATGAAACCGAGTATGAACTTGGAAATAGAATTAAATTTTTGAAGTTATGTACATTTTTTGTATTAGATGATAGCACAAGGCTTGTTTGTGATTTCTCAAAACAAAATAATCAAAATGATTTTTATATTAAAATCAATGACAGGTTTCAGCCTGATTATTTTAATGATGAAATTATCGTTACCTTTAACACTAAAAAAGGACTGGTTATTTTAACCGGTTGCTCCCATTCCGGAATTATTAATATAATAAATAAAGCAATTGAGATTAATAAGACGGATAAAATTTATACCTTGTTAGGCGGACTGCATCTCTCGAAACTGTCTGAAGGAGAAAATAAAAGCATCGCGGGAAAGCTTAACCGCTACAAAATAGCTAATATAGGAATATCTCATTGTACCGGTGATAAATTGTTAAAATACTTATCACCCGGCACAGCTTTTAACTTTAATACCGGGGATAAGTTTGAAATATAAATATAAGGAACTATTAATTATATGTTGGCAGACAAAGAATTTGAAAAAATAAATAATGCCAGGAAACTTCTTGGCTTAAATGAAATTACGACTATTAAAGAAATAAAGGAACACTATCATGATAGGATCAAACAAGCCCACCCTGACACGAACAGCAAAGACCCTGATTCACACTGGAAAACCGTGGAGATAATGAAGGCATATGAGTTAATCGCAAAATATTGCCAGAATTATAGATTCTCATTTAAGAAGGAAGATTATGTGAAACAAAACCAAAGGTCTTTTGATAAAACTTCTGATGCTGAATATGCAGCCTGGTGGAGGAATAATTACGGCAATGACCCTTTGTGGGGCCCGGGAGAACCGCAGGTATGATCGAACCTTTTGAACAATATGCGATTGAATATGATCATTGGTTTGAAAAAAATAAGTTTATCTATTTATCAGAGTTGGAATTAATAAAAAGTTTAATACCAAAAAAAGGCGTTGGCCTGGAAATAGGCATAGGGACCGGAAGATTTGCTGTGCCTCTAAAGATCAAAGTTGGTATAGAACTGTCAAATAAAATGGCGGAAATTAGCAGAAGCAAAGGATTGAATGTTGTGCAGGCGAAAGCTGAAAAAATACCATTTAACGACAATTTCTTTGATTATGCCCTACTGGTAACCACCATATGTTTTGTTGATGACATTAAAAAATCTTTTAAGGAAATATACCGCATTCTTAAACCTGACGGGGTAATAATAATAGGTTTCATTGACAAAAACAGCTATATGGGAAAAAAGTACCAAAGGGAAAAAACAAAAAGCAAGTTTTATAAACATGCCAGATTCTTCGATACGGATGAAGTTATCCGGCTATTAACAGAGAATAATTTTAAGGAATACCTTGTTAAACAAACTCTTTTTACAGGGCCGGACAACCTGACAGGAATTGATAAAATTGTTCAGGGCTATGGAAAAGGCAGCTTCGTTGGAATTAAGGCGATGAAATAATAGGAGGAAATATCATGGATAATATTAAAAATAAAATAATGATCATGAGCAATAAAGGTGGGGTTGGTAAAAGTACCGTAACGGCCGATATAGCAGCCCTATTAACAGCCAGGGGGTATAAAACAGGGGTAATGGATATCGACCTGCATGGGCCGTCACAGGCAAAGTTATTCGGACTAGACAATGTCCGACATACTTCTAACAAAGAAGGCAAAATAATGCCTTTTAAAACTAAGAGTGGCATTAACATAATTACCGTAGCCGGCCTACTTGAAAACGACAGCCAGCCGCTTATCTGGCGAGGTCCTTTAAAAACAGGCATTATAAAACGATTTATAAAAGATGTAATCTGGGATGAGGATTTGGATTATTTACTAATAGATTCACCTCCCGGCACAGGCGATGAGCCTTTAACCATAGGTCAGCTTATACCTGGCCTGGATGGCATAGTTATTGTAACTACTCCTCAAGAAATGGCCATTATTGACAGCAAAAAAGCGATTAATTTCGCTAATGCCATTAATGTGCCCATTTTGGGTCTCATTGAGAATATGTCCGGCTTGAAGTGCCCGCACTGTGGTGAGTTAATTGATTTGTTTAAAATTGGTGGCGGACAAAGAATCGCCAAGGAAATGAACATTGATGTACTCGGGGTACTACCCTTTGAAAGCTTAATAATGGAATCAGCGGAAAAAGGTAAATCATTTGTAGTAGAAGGGAAGACCCCGGCCGCGGATGAATTTCGCAAGATCGTTACGACCATAGAAACCAAGTTAAAGAAATAAGGTAAATATGACACACAAATTCAAGAGTGAAAATATAAGTAGGTTAGACAACCCCGAACGACGGGTAATATTGCCTCCAAAAAAGTTATTACAGGAATTGGGGCTAAAATCCAATGATCGAATGCTTGATGTTGGCGCGGGAATCGGCTATTTTTCTTTTCCGGCTGCGGAAATTGTTGGGGAATCAGGCAAGGTAACCGCTGTCGATACTTCCCCAGAAATGATAAAGGAGTTACAAGCACGAATCAGTAATGCTTCAACAAATAACATTGAAACTATTATTTCAAAAGAATATAGTTTTGGAGTTAGCGAGAATTATTTTGATTTTGTATTAATAAGTCTGGTTTTACATGAAATAGAAGGTAAACTACGATTTATAAAGGCGGCTCATGCCGCTTTAAAAAAAAGCGGAACCCTAGCTATTATTGAGTGGATTAGACAACCTACAGTAGAAGATCGTAATAGGCACGACCGTATTTCAAAAACAGATGCGATGCTTATTATTCCTCAAGCTGGCTTCACCAAAATAACCGATTATGACTATAATAATTTTTTTTATTATATAACCGCAAAAAAAATGACAAGATATCTTTAGGTGAGGGTTGGTTGATGTCTTCTATTTTTAGACAAAGTAATGCACTAAAATGGCTCACTATAATAATACTACTTGTACCCACGATTGCGTTTAGTCATCCCCATTTATTTGTTGATGTTGAGGCTGTTATCCATACCAAGAATGACAATATAACAGGTATACAATACGACTGGACCTTTGATGAAATGTTCAGCAGTACGATTTATATGGATTATGACACCGATCGCGACCAGCGGTTTTCTGCTGATGAAACAAAAAAACTTAAAACAGCAGCCTTTGACAATCTTAAAGAATTTAATTATTTTACTAAAATAAGCAGTTTAAAATTCAAAGAGGTTCAAAGTTTTACTGTCGGCAAGGGTGTCAGCACCTTACAGTTAAAAGATATACAGGAGTATTTTGGGCAGGATGCTGTCGGCAAACTTAAGACTTTCCTTGTTAGCAATAGCTACATAGATAATAAATATACCCTCCAAGATTCTTTTATAAAAGATAAAAAGAAAATATTCGCCTGGATTAGAAGTAATATAAAAGGCCAACCCGAGGATATTATACAATACTTAACCTTTAATACAGGTAGTAAAATTAAATACTCTTTTTTTCTACCCTTTATGTTCCCAGCGAAAGGAGCGAGTTTAAAGATAGTTGACGCATCTAACTTCACAGCATTGGAAGTAACAAGAGTGTCTTTTATTGAAGATAATAAGTATACATATAAAATTGCTGACAATTTAATCTCTATTATGGAGGTAAAAAAGTGAAAAAATTAATTTATATGTTCATATTAATAGCTTTTAGTTCAACCATGCTAATGGCCAATCCTTTTATGACCCTGCAGCCTGTTAAGTCCAGCCATGTTCCCGCTATATCCGATAATCAGATGTTAAGTATGATCAATCTGGCACAAAAACATTTAAAAGAAGAGCTGGTTGTTTTGAGTAAAAAAATAAAAACCGTTAGCTCTCCTAAATTCTGGATTATCCTGTTAGCCGTTTCTTTTATATATGGGGTTATTCACGCAGTGGGGCCTGGACATGGGAAAATCGTGGCCGCCAGTTATTTTATTAATACCACAAGCAGGTTTTATCACCCGCTTATATATGGAATTAGCTTTGCCTTACTTCATTCACTATCAGCTATAATTTTAACATTTGTAATATATTTTATTTTAAAACTGCCACTGATGTCTTCATTTTCATCTACCGGGGATATGGCTCTGGTTATCAGTTATGGCTTGCTTTTACTGATTGGGTTTTTGATGTTAGTTAAAGCATTTAAGAAACAAAATGATGAACAGGAATTTAATTTGACCAGATTATTATCGGTTTCAGCGATCTCAGGAATGGTCCCCTGTCCGGGAGCCCTCGTCATACTGGCTTTTTCAATTGCCCTGGAAAGCCTGATGGTCGGCATATCTTCGGTAATATTTATGGCTTTAGGAATGGCAGTAACCTTATCATTGGTGGGAATAGTGGTATCATTTGGAAAAGATTCAGTGCTTACAAAAATGTTCCGGGAAAAACCTGTTTATTTGAAGGCTCAAAGAGTTTTATCGGTTTTAGGGGCGTTATTAATTATAGTCATTTCAGGACTCTTTCTTCTAGCGACTATATCTTAAACATTATTACCATCGGGCAGTGTGACCTCTTACATCTACATGTATAAAAGGTCCATGTGCGCCATTGCCGGGATAGATGCCGATACCTCCTGATAGCTTTGGATATTTTGCTTCTACTTGCTCAGCAGCCTGAGCTATAATACGAGCATCTTTAATATCAACACAACCATCCTGATTCAAATCGCTCATCCAGCCTTTGTTATTGTTATCCACATAGATATCGGCAGCGTCCCCAAACATATGCCTGCTAAGCTTGCCACGTCCACGGGGATCACCAAATGTCGCGTTTGAATGGGGACTTCGAAAGCCACACATAATCGCAAGATTCTTAATGGCATATCCTTGCCTTGTTAACTCATCAATAATGAGTTCAAGCTTGTCTACAAGGCGAGGGTCAAGCACCAGATACTTTGGCCAGACATTTGCCTGGTCTTTATCCACAAAGTCACAAAGTTTAAAATGTCTGGAGATTCTTTGGTTAATGTTTTTCATCGTTACTTCGATAAAACCGGCGGGATTGACATAAGCAACGGGCATTGCTGAATTCTTCTCGTAGGGCCAGATCCCCATAAAACATTTACCGATACGACCATCTTTCTTGGATGAAAAAGGTAAAATAGTTATGAGTCTCAGTCTTTCCAGAACTTTATATGCTCCATTATTTTCAAGGAGGATCTGATATATTCCCGGTTTCTTGGGGGCCTTAAATTCTGTCGCAACAGATTCCTCCTCAGTATCTGAGAGATATTTTACTTTAAGTCCCGGTACAGGGTTTTGGACAATAAGAGAATCCGGTAAAGTGAATGTCGCTTCGAGTTTTCCGCTTGTCCCACGGAACATATCTTCAAGTAATATGGTACTGCTGCAAAAGCTAACTGTCCAAATAAAACAGATAATGATAGTAGCGGTTGTGATCCCCAAATGTCTACCCGTAAAGAACCTCCTTTATTTATACAATATTTCTTTACTTCCGTAATGAAATTAAAAGTGAAAGGCAATAAAAACCACCGCAAAATAATACCACCGTAGCTCCTGACGCGGAACCCAAATAATATGAAGTAATAAGGCCTGATATTCCTGACAGAAGGCTAATGGCAGTGGCAATAAAAACATAGTTTTTTATATTCTTTGCAAAATTGCGCGCAGCCGCAGCCGGCAGGATAAGCAGCGAGTTTATTATAAGAATTCCAAACAGACGAATAGAAAGCGTGACCACAACAGCCAGGAGCACCGCGAAACTTGTTTCGATCCAGAATACTTTAAGTCCGCGACTTCGGGCAATAACCGGGCTGAATGATAAAAGGAAGAGTTTGTTGCCCCAAAAGAGCCAGTATACCAATACTGCTATCTCAACAACCGCAAATTCAAAAAGTTGATGAGGTGTTACAGAAAGAATATCGCCGATAAGGTAGACAGTATATTTGCTAAATCCCGCGCCAAGACTGAGTATAACAACACCTGTCGCCACAATAACAGCGAAGATAACCCCCAGTACGGTATCTGAAGATGTTTTTGTTTTTGTTTTTAATATATTAATGAGAATCGCGAGGATCACAGCCAGGACCAGCATACTGAGTGTGGGATTTGCTAACCCTAAAATAACCCCGATGGCTATTCCGGTTAACGCGGAATGTCCAATTACATCTGAAAAAAAGGAAAGCCGATTGCTAACCACCAACGTGCCCATAAGCGCAAACATCGGCGTGACCAAAATTATAGCGATAAGGGCATGTTTCATGAACTCATAATTCAGCCAATCAAACATGGAGATCCCCCTCGGTATAAAGATGATGAGGATTACCCCATTGAACCATGTCAAAGGTCTTGATAAGCTCAGCATTAGCAAGAACATCGGCGGGTTTGCCTTGCGCTAAAATGTGGTGATTCAAAAAAACCATCGTATCGGCAAAAGCTGACACACCCTTAATATCGTGCGAAACAAGAATAATGGCCATATCCATTTTATGTCTTAACTCATCAACCAGTTCGTAAAATAAACCCAGTCCATTAAGGTCAATTCCGGAAACAGGCTCATCTAAAAGAAGCAGTTCAGGTTCGGGGGTTATAGCCATGGCAAGCAATACACGTTGAAGCTCGCCTCCTGAAAGAGTACTGATACATTTATCAATAAGTTTCTCAGCTTTTACACGAGAGAGTACATAGACAGCACGTTCTCTGATTTTTCCGGAAGTATGCAGCCAAACCGGGGCGCGTGTCAGAAGAACGCTCAAAACATCTAAAACACTAATCGGTGAGCCCGGGTCCAGATTTATTTTTTGGGGAACATAACCGAACTTCGGAGTTTTCAGATTACCTGTTCCTTTAAAATCAAACTCCAGTTTGCCTTGATATTTAATTTCTCCCAAAAGTGCTCTGAGCAGTGTAGTTTTACCGGCACCGTTAGGACCTACAATAGCCATAAGCTGTCCGCAGTGAATATGCAGATTAATGTCGTTCAAAACAGATTTACCCTCTAAGGATACGGACAGGTTTTTTATTTTGGTACAACAATGTTTACAAACTATATTTTCCATATTATTTCAAAGCCTTTTTCAGAGTTAGAAGATTAGCCCGCATTATGTTCAGGTAAGCATCTTTATCATAAGCGCCGGTTACAGCCGGATCCAGTACATAGACCGGGATATGAGTTTCAGCGGCAATTGTATTGGCGGCTGTGCCTGAATACTGCGGCTCGGTAAAAATAGCCCTGGCCTTGTGATTACGAATGATCTTGATAGTATCCACAAGTTCCCTGGCCGAAGGTTCACTTCCAGGTTCACGCTCTATAACAGTGGCAATTTTTAGCCCAAACTCCTGAGCGAAATACGGGAACGCTTCGTGAAACGTAATGATGGCTGTACCATGAAAAGGAGCTAACTCCTGTTGCATTTTTGTTTCCAGTTTTTGAAGTTTGGCAACATATCGATCAG
This portion of the Candidatus Margulisiibacteriota bacterium genome encodes:
- a CDS encoding metal ABC transporter permease: MFDWLNYEFMKHALIAIILVTPMFALMGTLVVSNRLSFFSDVIGHSALTGIAIGVILGLANPTLSMLVLAVILAILINILKTKTKTSSDTVLGVIFAVIVATGVVILSLGAGFSKYTVYLIGDILSVTPHQLFEFAVVEIAVLVYWLFWGNKLFLLSFSPVIARSRGLKVFWIETSFAVLLAVVVTLSIRLFGILIINSLLILPAAAARNFAKNIKNYVFIATAISLLSGISGLITSYYLGSASGATVVLFCGGFYCLSLLISLRK
- a CDS encoding methyltransferase domain-containing protein; this encodes MTHKFKSENISRLDNPERRVILPPKKLLQELGLKSNDRMLDVGAGIGYFSFPAAEIVGESGKVTAVDTSPEMIKELQARISNASTNNIETIISKEYSFGVSENYFDFVLISLVLHEIEGKLRFIKAAHAALKKSGTLAIIEWIRQPTVEDRNRHDRISKTDAMLIIPQAGFTKITDYDYNNFFYYITAKKMTRYL
- a CDS encoding MBL fold metallo-hydrolase translates to MINNLIITVLCENNSQRSDLEAEHGFSLFIEADNKKYLFDTGASDKYLKNAKTLGIDITNINKVILSHSHYDHTGGLELLDDKTVFVHQHFFNKKYKKINDRHEYIGIKLDETEYELGNRIKFLKLCTFFVLDDSTRLVCDFSKQNNQNDFYIKINDRFQPDYFNDEIIVTFNTKKGLVILTGCSHSGIINIINKAIEINKTDKIYTLLGGLHLSKLSEGENKSIAGKLNRYKIANIGISHCTGDKLLKYLSPGTAFNFNTGDKFEI
- a CDS encoding DUF1007 family protein codes for the protein MSSIFRQSNALKWLTIIILLVPTIAFSHPHLFVDVEAVIHTKNDNITGIQYDWTFDEMFSSTIYMDYDTDRDQRFSADETKKLKTAAFDNLKEFNYFTKISSLKFKEVQSFTVGKGVSTLQLKDIQEYFGQDAVGKLKTFLVSNSYIDNKYTLQDSFIKDKKKIFAWIRSNIKGQPEDIIQYLTFNTGSKIKYSFFLPFMFPAKGASLKIVDASNFTALEVTRVSFIEDNKYTYKIADNLISIMEVKK
- a CDS encoding class I SAM-dependent methyltransferase, yielding MIEPFEQYAIEYDHWFEKNKFIYLSELELIKSLIPKKGVGLEIGIGTGRFAVPLKIKVGIELSNKMAEISRSKGLNVVQAKAEKIPFNDNFFDYALLVTTICFVDDIKKSFKEIYRILKPDGVIIIGFIDKNSYMGKKYQREKTKSKFYKHARFFDTDEVIRLLTENNFKEYLVKQTLFTGPDNLTGIDKIVQGYGKGSFVGIKAMK
- a CDS encoding Mrp/NBP35 family ATP-binding protein → MDNIKNKIMIMSNKGGVGKSTVTADIAALLTARGYKTGVMDIDLHGPSQAKLFGLDNVRHTSNKEGKIMPFKTKSGINIITVAGLLENDSQPLIWRGPLKTGIIKRFIKDVIWDEDLDYLLIDSPPGTGDEPLTIGQLIPGLDGIVIVTTPQEMAIIDSKKAINFANAINVPILGLIENMSGLKCPHCGELIDLFKIGGGQRIAKEMNIDVLGVLPFESLIMESAEKGKSFVVEGKTPAADEFRKIVTTIETKLKK
- a CDS encoding metal ABC transporter ATP-binding protein, with the protein product MENIVCKHCCTKIKNLSVSLEGKSVLNDINLHIHCGQLMAIVGPNGAGKTTLLRALLGEIKYQGKLEFDFKGTGNLKTPKFGYVPQKINLDPGSPISVLDVLSVLLTRAPVWLHTSGKIRERAVYVLSRVKAEKLIDKCISTLSGGELQRVLLAMAITPEPELLLLDEPVSGIDLNGLGLFYELVDELRHKMDMAIILVSHDIKGVSAFADTMVFLNHHILAQGKPADVLANAELIKTFDMVQWGNPHHLYTEGDLHV
- a CDS encoding DUF882 domain-containing protein; the encoded protein is MGITTATIIICFIWTVSFCSSTILLEDMFRGTSGKLEATFTLPDSLIVQNPVPGLKVKYLSDTEEESVATEFKAPKKPGIYQILLENNGAYKVLERLRLITILPFSSKKDGRIGKCFMGIWPYEKNSAMPVAYVNPAGFIEVTMKNINQRISRHFKLCDFVDKDQANVWPKYLVLDPRLVDKLELIIDELTRQGYAIKNLAIMCGFRSPHSNATFGDPRGRGKLSRHMFGDAADIYVDNNNKGWMSDLNQDGCVDIKDARIIAQAAEQVEAKYPKLSGGIGIYPGNGAHGPFIHVDVRGHTARW
- a CDS encoding iron-sulfur cluster assembly scaffold protein, yielding MGGNQITVKTKPGQYYGRMNCCDVSAVLRGPCGDEIEIYMDITNNIITDIKVFTTGCRYTKICALALAELACKKTIYEAMDISAKNVLDTCATPADHAHCNILAVSVLYRAIALYLMEIME
- a CDS encoding DnaJ domain-containing protein, which encodes MLADKEFEKINNARKLLGLNEITTIKEIKEHYHDRIKQAHPDTNSKDPDSHWKTVEIMKAYELIAKYCQNYRFSFKKEDYVKQNQRSFDKTSDAEYAAWWRNNYGNDPLWGPGEPQV
- a CDS encoding ARMT1-like domain-containing protein — encoded protein: MKTSTGCIPCFLRQIKNYSKLLSYSKELENSLSNEIQAQLEIISFKLSPPEIANKLRQIILKHTTVLDPFFELKKESNTEVLAIYSKLKALLEFSSDKLLKSLELAIAGNIIDYGAKHDINLENEIKEILQRCDKYSLEDSQFFDYKGFYKDFAKAENILYIGDNCGEIVFDKLFIEEIIRQYPLKKVTFTVRAKPVINDATYEDAEAVGLADIVTVISSGCDTPGTVLKNASPEFLSKFKQADLIISKGQGNLESLSDCRDPRIYYLFVVKCDVVASHVKADKGTVVLTQYLERKND